From the genome of Haemophilus parainfluenzae, one region includes:
- a CDS encoding glycosyltransferase family 2 protein produces MMEPKLIAIIPHYNHSDKIGDVINQLHKLNLPVLVVDDGSSEQHKQALTSLSEKDNLHIHYCPQNQGKGGAMKVGFRLSFEQGFTHALQVDADGQHNLIDALSMQQKMLENPTALICGNPIYGDDAPKSRLYGRKITDFWNAIHTLSLDIKDGMCGFRLYPLNRTIKILDNEHVGNRMDFDIEILIKAHWYQIPLIWVDTPVSYDKNGVSHFNAWKDNVLISKMHMYLFFGMLKRLLTGKPL; encoded by the coding sequence ATGATGGAACCGAAACTTATTGCGATTATCCCGCACTACAATCATTCCGATAAAATCGGCGATGTAATTAACCAATTACACAAGCTAAATTTGCCTGTATTAGTGGTTGATGATGGCTCATCTGAACAGCATAAACAAGCATTAACTTCTCTTTCAGAAAAAGACAATCTACATATTCATTATTGCCCACAAAATCAAGGTAAAGGTGGCGCGATGAAAGTAGGTTTTAGGTTATCGTTTGAGCAAGGATTCACACATGCCTTGCAAGTGGATGCAGATGGCCAACACAATCTGATTGATGCCCTTTCAATGCAGCAAAAAATGCTAGAAAATCCGACCGCACTTATTTGTGGTAACCCTATATACGGTGATGATGCACCTAAATCTCGACTTTATGGACGCAAAATTACGGATTTTTGGAATGCTATTCACACGCTTTCTCTCGATATTAAAGATGGTATGTGTGGTTTTCGCTTGTATCCATTAAATCGCACCATTAAAATTCTCGATAATGAACATGTCGGAAACCGCATGGATTTTGATATCGAAATTCTCATCAAGGCTCACTGGTATCAAATACCATTAATTTGGGTTGATACCCCTGTTTCCTATGATAAAAATGGCGTCTCACACTTCAATGCTTGGAAAGACAATGTGTTAATCAGTAAAATGCACATGTATTTATTTTTTGGTATGTTAAAACGCTTATTAACCGGAAAGCCGCTATGA
- a CDS encoding glycosyl transferase family 2 — MNQSNENSQHWAKQSERGNAFFLNLTRLIVKYCPLWLIKIATFVVVCYFYLTAKEARNNIKTYQHRLKQQFPHCHLSSFSVFRQFLFFGEIICDNFAVWQRKIHYTDLIIDDADNLYGDLDQEGRGQILVCSHFGNIEICRALVDSGQHKNFHLNVLVHSKNAEAFNKALVEAGADALPLIQVEDLDAQKMLELSQRLEQGEWIAIAADRVPIRGDKTQSINFLGHYAEFPQGAWLLASILKAPLNTIFCLKEKGQYRMKLRRFSPPISGRGKVREENIKQVMQQYADLLAKECAENPLLWFNFYNFWNDKK, encoded by the coding sequence ATGAATCAATCAAATGAGAATAGCCAACATTGGGCGAAACAATCAGAGCGAGGAAATGCGTTCTTCTTAAATCTCACGCGATTAATCGTGAAATATTGCCCATTATGGTTAATTAAAATCGCCACATTTGTGGTGGTTTGTTATTTTTATCTCACGGCAAAAGAGGCACGAAATAATATTAAAACTTACCAACATCGCCTCAAACAACAGTTTCCACATTGTCATTTATCCTCATTTTCTGTATTTCGTCAGTTTCTCTTTTTTGGTGAAATCATTTGCGACAATTTTGCAGTTTGGCAACGGAAAATCCATTACACGGATTTAATTATCGATGATGCCGATAATCTCTATGGCGATCTCGATCAAGAGGGACGAGGTCAGATTCTTGTTTGCTCGCATTTTGGTAACATCGAGATTTGTCGAGCATTAGTCGATAGCGGACAACACAAAAACTTTCATTTGAATGTATTAGTACATAGTAAAAATGCTGAAGCCTTTAACAAAGCATTAGTTGAAGCCGGTGCAGATGCCCTACCCCTTATTCAAGTTGAAGATTTAGATGCACAAAAAATGTTAGAACTTTCTCAACGCTTAGAGCAAGGTGAATGGATTGCGATTGCGGCTGATCGCGTACCTATCCGTGGCGATAAAACACAATCAATCAACTTCCTTGGCCATTATGCTGAATTTCCTCAAGGGGCGTGGTTGCTTGCAAGTATTTTAAAAGCGCCTTTAAATACAATTTTCTGCCTTAAAGAAAAAGGACAATATCGAATGAAATTGCGCCGTTTTTCTCCCCCAATTAGCGGGCGTGGCAAAGTGCGAGAAGAAAATATTAAGCAAGTCATGCAACAATATGCAGACTTACTTGCCAAAGAATGTGCAGAAAATCCTCTACTTTGGTTTAACTTTTATAACTTTTGGAATGATAAAAAATGA
- a CDS encoding acyl-CoA thioesterase, whose product MKKHVFCRHNSEFEVQFFDVDSMDIMWHGHYVKYLEMARCQFLEEIGYTYDVMKKQGFGWPIVQLNIKYVNPALFRQKIRIELKVVEYETYLRIDYVIFDAKTNQKLTTASTTQVAVSMQTREMQLQTPPCWQSAVKTHPTFVSEGK is encoded by the coding sequence ATGAAAAAACACGTTTTTTGCCGTCATAATTCTGAATTCGAAGTGCAATTCTTTGATGTCGACTCAATGGATATTATGTGGCATGGGCATTACGTCAAATACCTTGAGATGGCTCGCTGTCAATTCCTAGAGGAAATTGGCTATACCTATGACGTTATGAAAAAACAAGGGTTTGGTTGGCCAATCGTTCAACTGAATATTAAATATGTTAACCCTGCATTATTTCGTCAAAAAATCCGAATTGAATTAAAAGTAGTCGAATATGAAACTTACTTGCGCATTGATTATGTTATTTTTGATGCTAAAACCAATCAAAAATTAACCACGGCAAGTACCACCCAAGTAGCCGTTAGTATGCAAACACGCGAAATGCAATTACAAACGCCACCATGTTGGCAAAGTGCGGTCAAAACTCATCCTACTTTTGTATCTGAAGGGAAATAA
- a CDS encoding outer membrane lipoprotein carrier protein LolA, protein MRLMIFILGLFLSSVSFAFSEADLVKQLQQPQSVQGNFIQHRYLKALNKPIEMQGQFALLAQKGLLWQLEKPFNNSLRVTPNGIQQWNGTQWVNSGNVGQNEQIGLFLGLLSGNIDGLKSQFDFALSGNANQWQLTLTPNSLLMQQIFTTIEISGDQTVKKLTLNEKQGDRTQIEFKQIQLNQSLSQFARSALE, encoded by the coding sequence ATGCGATTGATGATCTTCATCTTAGGTTTGTTCCTAAGCAGCGTAAGCTTCGCTTTTTCTGAAGCTGATTTAGTTAAACAACTCCAGCAACCTCAAAGCGTTCAAGGAAACTTTATCCAACATCGCTATTTAAAGGCATTAAACAAGCCAATTGAAATGCAAGGTCAATTCGCCTTGTTAGCTCAAAAAGGGTTATTATGGCAGCTTGAAAAACCGTTTAATAACAGCTTGAGAGTCACGCCTAACGGGATTCAACAATGGAATGGAACTCAGTGGGTGAATAGCGGTAATGTTGGGCAAAACGAGCAAATTGGTCTTTTTTTAGGTTTGTTATCCGGCAATATTGATGGACTCAAATCTCAATTTGATTTTGCATTATCCGGCAATGCTAACCAATGGCAACTGACCTTAACGCCTAATTCATTATTAATGCAGCAAATCTTCACAACTATTGAAATTTCAGGCGATCAAACTGTGAAAAAATTAACCTTAAATGAAAAACAAGGCGATCGCACACAAATTGAATTTAAACAAATCCAACTAAATCAGTCATTAAGTCAGTTTGCCCGTTCAGCGCTGGAATAA
- a CDS encoding MMPL family transporter → MKKTTALSLLYAVFILFVSLLFGYFVKQGNWLQTDLHTLLPSQQEWADVQVLADQQQEKKLNSQIIALIGHTDEKQAFQLTDHIAQTWRSSKLFSHITDRIQPNLTELQQDIQLVAFAALPQTVREQLINDPKGYFQQYAEDIVNPFKRNNLLSLEQDWLGFGRFAQQTQQGNVQWHAENGMLTVNQDNTTWVLLRAELQQNDFINPSENLTALLTENRQYLTQSGAQFKITGSALFAADAKQKAEKESTLMSVLGVSLTLLLLLIVFRTPRILWLFLPILIGMLSGVVATVWGFGQIHILTLVIGTSLVGVLIDFPLHWLAGSLFDRKWLPLLAMQKLHFTFFISLLVTLLGYGLLAFTHLPILQQTALFSAVSLITALLATQLFLPYLFYRYQPTTLLPERKTFNLIQKGLNTFANKRFNKGTLLIISLLVLGGGIKSSWHDDIRQWVSMPQSMLNEAKTIGELTGVDLGSQYFLLTAENEALLLEKDAKLSNQLAQRNITFKSLSQWISPLAEQKQLAEYLQHISTDDYAVLNDIGVPTEKIQQNLTALSQHKPLTLSEALNTQLGQAWKMLYLGELAPNQVASVIKISQADSATMQALANNRDIFWQDKRAYLNQAFKEAKEQAAWLKIISFVIAGLLLWKVFETKTSIRILFIPCIAILGMIAIFGWIDLPIGLFSMFGLLLVSAIGIDYAVYMKTVNEEPSHKRITLTLAACTTLISFLLLAISSTPAVATFGISVSIGVIISLLTTLRLMR, encoded by the coding sequence ATGAAAAAAACAACCGCACTTTCCTTGTTATATGCTGTATTTATCTTGTTTGTTTCCCTATTGTTTGGCTACTTTGTCAAACAAGGAAATTGGCTACAAACAGATTTACACACATTACTTCCCTCTCAACAAGAATGGGCGGATGTTCAAGTTCTCGCCGATCAACAACAAGAAAAAAAGCTTAACAGCCAAATTATTGCACTTATCGGACATACTGATGAAAAACAGGCTTTTCAGCTGACTGACCATATTGCGCAAACGTGGCGTAGTAGCAAACTTTTCTCTCATATTACCGATCGCATTCAGCCTAATCTTACTGAGCTACAACAAGATATTCAGCTTGTCGCATTTGCTGCTTTGCCACAAACTGTTCGTGAACAATTAATTAACGATCCTAAAGGCTATTTTCAACAATATGCGGAGGACATCGTTAACCCATTTAAGCGAAATAATTTACTTTCACTAGAACAAGATTGGCTTGGTTTTGGACGTTTTGCACAGCAAACACAACAAGGTAATGTGCAATGGCACGCCGAGAATGGTATGCTCACGGTCAACCAAGATAATACGACTTGGGTTTTATTACGTGCTGAACTGCAACAAAATGATTTCATCAATCCATCAGAAAATTTAACCGCACTTCTGACAGAAAATCGCCAATATCTCACTCAATCTGGTGCCCAATTTAAAATTACGGGTAGTGCATTGTTTGCCGCTGATGCAAAACAAAAAGCCGAAAAAGAAAGTACATTAATGAGCGTACTCGGCGTGAGCTTAACGTTATTATTATTACTGATTGTCTTTCGCACTCCTCGTATTTTATGGTTATTTTTGCCTATTCTAATTGGGATGCTTTCAGGTGTTGTAGCAACGGTGTGGGGATTTGGTCAAATTCATATTCTCACCCTTGTTATTGGGACCAGTCTCGTCGGTGTATTAATTGACTTTCCTCTTCACTGGCTTGCAGGATCCCTTTTTGACCGAAAATGGTTACCACTTCTTGCGATGCAAAAATTGCATTTTACGTTTTTCATCAGCTTGTTAGTTACCTTACTTGGGTATGGACTACTTGCCTTTACCCATCTGCCTATCTTGCAGCAAACTGCTCTTTTTTCGGCTGTATCCTTGATTACCGCATTACTTGCGACACAGTTATTCTTACCTTATTTATTTTATCGGTATCAGCCAACAACATTATTACCCGAAAGAAAAACATTTAATCTCATACAAAAAGGATTAAATACCTTTGCAAACAAACGCTTTAATAAAGGTACACTCCTTATTATCTCTCTTTTAGTTTTAGGAGGCGGGATTAAATCCTCATGGCATGACGATATCCGACAATGGGTTTCCATGCCTCAATCCATGTTAAATGAAGCGAAAACTATCGGTGAACTCACTGGGGTTGATTTAGGAAGCCAATATTTTTTATTAACGGCTGAAAATGAGGCATTACTACTTGAAAAGGATGCGAAGTTAAGCAATCAATTAGCTCAACGTAACATCACATTTAAATCATTAAGCCAGTGGATTTCTCCACTCGCAGAACAGAAACAATTAGCAGAATACCTTCAACATATTTCTACTGATGATTATGCTGTATTAAATGATATTGGTGTACCCACTGAAAAAATTCAGCAAAATTTGACCGCACTTTCTCAACATAAACCCTTGACATTATCTGAAGCACTTAACACGCAACTTGGGCAAGCGTGGAAGATGCTTTATTTAGGCGAACTAGCTCCTAACCAAGTGGCGAGTGTCATAAAAATATCTCAAGCGGATAGTGCAACAATGCAAGCATTAGCAAATAATCGAGATATTTTCTGGCAAGATAAACGCGCTTATTTAAATCAAGCTTTTAAAGAAGCAAAAGAGCAAGCTGCCTGGCTAAAAATCATTTCTTTTGTTATCGCTGGATTACTTTTATGGAAAGTATTTGAAACCAAAACAAGTATTCGAATCTTATTTATTCCTTGTATAGCAATCTTAGGAATGATCGCTATTTTTGGTTGGATAGACCTGCCTATTGGTTTATTTTCAATGTTTGGATTATTACTGGTTTCGGCCATTGGCATTGACTACGCCGTTTATATGAAAACTGTCAATGAAGAGCCATCTCATAAACGCATTACACTGACATTGGCTGCTTGTACCACATTAATCTCATTTTTACTGCTCGCCATTAGCTCCACACCAGCAGTGGCGACATTTGGTATAAGTGTTAGTATTGGTGTTATAATAAGTCTTTTAACCACATTAAGACTCATGCGTTAA